Proteins found in one Sporosarcina sp. FSL K6-3457 genomic segment:
- a CDS encoding dihydrolipoamide acetyltransferase family protein, whose protein sequence is MAFEFRLPDIGEGIHEGEIVKWFVAKGDKINEDDTLLEIQNDKSVVEIPSPVTGTVTEIYVTEGTVSVVGDLLITFDAPGYENVGGESQAEPEAAPVAAAQPAPAVQEEAAAPAVNTQEQAVVNADPNRRVVAMPSVRKFAREKNVDISLVAGTGKNNRVVKADILAFLDGGQAQVAAPAAVAGEVEQTDNATQAAAPAPVNLEGEFPETREKMSGMRKAIAKAMVNSKHTAPHVTLIDEVDVTELVAHRKKFKDIAAERDIKLTYLPYVVKALVSTLREFPALNTSLDDETQEIIQKHYYNIGIAADTERGLLVPVVKHADRKSIFAISDEINSLAVKARDGKLSAAEMKGASCSITNIGSAGGQWFTPIINHPEVAILGIGRIAEKPIVKNGEIVAAPMLALSMVFDHRVIDGATGQQALNHLKKLLGNPELLLMEA, encoded by the coding sequence GTGGCATTTGAATTCCGTTTACCAGATATCGGAGAAGGAATCCATGAAGGAGAAATTGTGAAGTGGTTTGTTGCGAAAGGCGATAAAATCAATGAAGACGATACACTTCTTGAAATCCAGAACGATAAATCAGTCGTAGAAATACCTTCACCGGTGACAGGTACTGTTACAGAAATATATGTTACAGAAGGTACAGTTTCAGTTGTAGGAGATTTACTGATTACTTTTGATGCACCAGGTTATGAAAATGTTGGGGGCGAGTCACAGGCTGAACCTGAAGCAGCGCCAGTTGCTGCAGCTCAACCAGCACCAGCTGTACAAGAGGAGGCAGCGGCTCCTGCGGTAAATACACAAGAGCAAGCTGTGGTTAATGCTGACCCAAATCGTCGTGTCGTTGCAATGCCATCTGTGCGTAAGTTTGCACGCGAGAAAAATGTTGATATCAGTCTGGTTGCTGGAACTGGTAAAAACAACCGTGTTGTGAAGGCTGATATTTTAGCATTCTTAGACGGTGGGCAAGCCCAAGTGGCAGCACCTGCTGCTGTTGCGGGAGAAGTTGAACAGACAGACAACGCAACACAAGCAGCAGCTCCAGCTCCAGTTAATCTTGAAGGTGAATTCCCAGAAACACGTGAGAAGATGTCAGGGATGAGAAAAGCAATTGCTAAAGCGATGGTTAATTCCAAACATACTGCACCACATGTCACGTTAATTGACGAAGTGGATGTCACAGAACTTGTTGCGCACCGTAAAAAGTTCAAGGACATTGCAGCTGAAAGAGATATCAAGCTGACGTATTTACCATATGTTGTGAAGGCGCTTGTTTCTACATTGCGTGAATTCCCAGCGTTGAATACATCACTTGATGATGAGACGCAGGAAATTATTCAAAAACATTATTACAATATCGGGATTGCAGCAGACACAGAACGCGGGCTTCTTGTTCCAGTTGTTAAACATGCAGACCGGAAATCAATCTTTGCGATTTCCGATGAAATTAATAGCCTTGCAGTGAAAGCGCGTGACGGTAAATTGTCAGCGGCAGAAATGAAAGGTGCATCATGCTCAATCACGAATATTGGTTCTGCAGGAGGTCAGTGGTTCACACCAATTATCAACCATCCTGAGGTTGCCATTTTGGGAATCGGTCGCATTGCAGAAAAACCAATTGTGAAAAATGGTGAAATTGTAGCGGCACCTATGTTAGCATTATCAATGGTGTTTGATCACCGAGTGATTGATGGTGCGACAGGTCAACAAGCGTTGAATCATCTGAAGAAATTGCTCGGCAATCCAGAATTATTATTAATGGAGGCGTGA
- a CDS encoding alpha-ketoacid dehydrogenase subunit beta, protein MAQMTMIQAITDAMRVELKNDENVLVFGEDVGNNGGVFRATEGLQKEFGVDRVFDTPLAESGIGGLAIGLAFTGFRPVMEIQFFGFIYEVIDSVSGQLARMQFRSAGRFNAPVTIRSPFGGGVATPEMHADSLEGLVASQPGIKVVIPSTPYDAKGLLISAIRDENPVVFLEHMKLYRSFRQEVPEEEYTIPLGKADVKREGTDLTIVTYGAMVHESLKAAEELEKEGISLEVIDLRTIQPLDIETIIASVEKTNRAIVVQEAQKQAGIAANVVAEITERAILSLEAPVLRVTAPDTIYPFAQGENAWLPGVKDIIETAKKVLTF, encoded by the coding sequence ATGGCACAAATGACGATGATTCAAGCGATAACTGACGCGATGCGCGTGGAGCTGAAAAATGATGAAAACGTTCTCGTCTTCGGTGAAGACGTTGGAAATAATGGTGGAGTATTCCGTGCAACAGAAGGATTACAAAAAGAATTCGGTGTAGACCGGGTATTCGATACACCACTTGCAGAATCTGGAATTGGTGGACTAGCAATCGGGCTTGCGTTTACAGGTTTCCGTCCAGTCATGGAAATTCAATTCTTTGGTTTTATCTACGAAGTGATTGACTCTGTGAGCGGTCAATTGGCACGTATGCAATTCCGTAGTGCAGGACGCTTCAATGCGCCTGTTACAATTCGCTCACCATTTGGTGGAGGCGTTGCAACACCTGAGATGCACGCGGACAGTCTTGAAGGACTTGTCGCTTCTCAACCTGGTATTAAAGTAGTTATTCCATCTACTCCATACGATGCAAAAGGACTTCTTATCTCTGCAATCCGCGATGAAAATCCGGTTGTCTTCCTTGAGCATATGAAACTTTACCGTTCATTCAGACAGGAAGTTCCTGAAGAAGAGTATACAATTCCATTAGGCAAAGCAGATGTGAAGCGTGAAGGAACAGATTTGACGATTGTCACATACGGTGCAATGGTTCACGAAAGCTTGAAAGCGGCTGAAGAGCTTGAAAAAGAAGGAATTTCACTTGAAGTAATCGACTTGCGTACTATCCAACCGCTTGATATTGAAACAATCATTGCATCTGTCGAAAAAACAAACCGTGCAATCGTTGTCCAAGAAGCACAAAAACAAGCTGGAATTGCGGCTAACGTCGTGGCTGAAATTACTGAACGTGCAATTCTTAGTCTTGAGGCACCAGTATTGCGTGTCACAGCACCGGATACAATCTATCCATTTGCACAAGGTGAGAACGCATGGCTTCCAGGAGTAAAAGATATCATTGAGACAGCTAAAAAAGTACTGACATTCTAA
- the pdhA gene encoding pyruvate dehydrogenase (acetyl-transferring) E1 component subunit alpha, translated as MAAKKDKQFDPVETLHAIENQFEMFQILNEEGKIVNEDANPNLSDDELVELMTRMVYTRILDQRSISLNRQGRLGFYAPTAGQEASQLASHFALETEDFILPGYRDVPQMLFHGLPLAKAFLWSRGHYQGGAIPEGVNVFPPQIIIGAQYIQAAGIALGFQKRGTKAVAMTYTGDGGTSQGDFYEGINFAGAYRSPAIFIIQNNQFAISTPRELQTAAKTLAQKGIAAGIPSILVDGMDPLAVYAVTRDARERAINGEGPTLIETMCYRYGPHTMAGDDPTRYRTSDTDNEWEKRDPLIRFRVYLEAKGIWSEEKENEVIERAKEEIKEAIKEADAAPKQKVSDFINIMYKGELPFNLQEQLAIYTEKESK; from the coding sequence ATGGCTGCAAAAAAAGACAAGCAGTTCGATCCAGTGGAGACACTTCACGCGATTGAAAATCAGTTTGAAATGTTCCAGATTTTGAATGAAGAAGGCAAAATCGTCAATGAGGACGCAAATCCGAATTTATCTGACGATGAACTTGTTGAACTAATGACGCGCATGGTATATACACGAATTTTGGACCAACGTTCAATTTCATTGAATCGTCAAGGTCGTTTAGGTTTCTACGCACCGACAGCAGGACAGGAAGCTTCTCAACTTGCTTCTCATTTTGCGCTTGAAACAGAGGACTTCATCCTTCCAGGATACCGTGATGTACCTCAAATGTTATTCCATGGTCTACCACTAGCTAAAGCGTTCCTTTGGTCACGTGGACATTACCAAGGTGGCGCTATTCCTGAAGGTGTTAATGTATTCCCACCACAAATTATTATTGGTGCACAGTATATTCAAGCAGCGGGAATTGCACTTGGCTTCCAAAAACGTGGTACAAAAGCAGTTGCGATGACGTATACAGGCGATGGTGGAACATCACAAGGTGATTTCTATGAAGGTATCAACTTTGCCGGGGCGTATCGTTCACCTGCAATCTTCATTATTCAAAATAACCAATTTGCGATTTCGACACCACGTGAATTGCAAACAGCAGCGAAAACACTAGCTCAAAAAGGGATTGCGGCAGGTATTCCAAGCATTCTTGTTGACGGGATGGACCCATTAGCGGTGTATGCGGTTACACGCGATGCACGTGAGCGCGCAATAAACGGTGAGGGGCCAACGCTTATTGAAACAATGTGTTACCGTTACGGGCCACATACGATGGCGGGCGATGATCCAACACGTTACCGTACATCTGATACGGACAATGAGTGGGAGAAACGTGATCCACTTATCCGCTTCCGCGTATATCTTGAAGCTAAAGGTATTTGGAGCGAAGAGAAAGAAAACGAAGTGATTGAACGTGCGAAAGAAGAAATTAAAGAAGCTATCAAAGAAGCAGATGCAGCACCTAAGCAAAAAGTAAGTGATTTCATTAATATCATGTACAAAGGTGAGCTACCATTTAACTTACAAGAGCAGCTTGCAATCTACACGGAAAAGGAGTCGAAGTAA
- a CDS encoding YkyA family protein codes for MKKIIMVFLLAIVLAGCTVGPSVEQQLAGTMAALNDAEQDYRDAQAELTSLEQSEQQLFNETMKLTQQQQEELTLQVADLEGSLRKRLEKLEQEEASIGKAQASAKDLETILEKADEQAKSDIEKLQMTINERYESHAEFITSYRELASLQQQLYEMLRAEGTQLTELTKQVVEVNAQNETVQSTVTQFNDLTEQVNRLKDEVFANLQQGE; via the coding sequence TTGAAAAAAATAATTATGGTTTTTCTGTTAGCGATTGTACTTGCTGGCTGCACGGTTGGTCCATCTGTTGAACAGCAATTGGCAGGCACGATGGCGGCGCTGAACGATGCGGAACAAGATTATCGAGATGCACAAGCTGAACTGACAAGTCTTGAACAATCTGAACAACAACTATTCAATGAAACGATGAAATTGACACAACAGCAGCAAGAGGAACTAACTCTTCAGGTTGCTGATCTTGAAGGGTCACTGCGTAAACGTTTAGAGAAGTTGGAGCAAGAAGAAGCTTCCATAGGCAAGGCGCAGGCTTCCGCAAAAGATTTGGAGACGATACTTGAAAAAGCAGATGAACAAGCAAAGAGTGATATCGAAAAACTGCAAATGACGATTAACGAGCGTTACGAGTCACATGCGGAATTTATCACTTCTTATAGAGAACTTGCGTCGTTACAGCAGCAATTATATGAAATGCTGCGTGCTGAAGGAACCCAATTGACGGAGTTGACGAAGCAGGTCGTTGAAGTGAATGCCCAAAACGAAACTGTTCAATCGACTGTCACTCAATTCAACGACCTAACGGAACAAGTAAATCGTTTGAAGGATGAAGTGTTTGCGAACCTGCAACAAGGGGAATAA
- the def gene encoding peptide deformylase encodes MILMEHIVREGHPALRKRAEEVPFPLSKADRKLSEDLLNYVINSQNDDICEQYGLRPGIGLAAPQVNYSKRIFALYITEEDREPLSIIAINPKIVSHSVEKTYLTAGEGCLSVDREVEGYVPRYARITIKAFDLEGKEYKKRLKGLAAIAFQHELDHLNGVMFYDHIDKNSPFKEIPNAIPFERD; translated from the coding sequence ATGATTTTAATGGAACATATCGTTCGTGAAGGACACCCTGCTCTTCGCAAACGTGCAGAAGAAGTGCCATTCCCACTATCAAAGGCTGATCGCAAGCTCAGTGAGGACTTACTTAACTATGTCATAAATAGCCAGAACGATGATATATGTGAACAATATGGCCTGCGCCCCGGAATCGGTTTAGCAGCGCCACAAGTCAATTATTCAAAAAGAATATTTGCACTATATATTACAGAGGAAGACCGTGAACCACTCAGTATCATTGCGATTAACCCCAAAATCGTCAGCCATTCTGTCGAAAAGACTTACCTGACTGCGGGAGAAGGTTGCCTATCCGTGGATCGTGAAGTTGAAGGCTATGTACCTCGTTACGCTCGAATTACCATTAAAGCGTTCGACCTTGAAGGGAAAGAATACAAAAAACGTTTGAAGGGTCTCGCAGCCATCGCTTTCCAACATGAGCTTGATCACTTGAATGGTGTCATGTTCTACGATCATATCGATAAAAATTCGCCTTTCAAAGAAATTCCTAACGCCATTCCTTTTGAGCGTGATTAA
- the rluF gene encoding 23S rRNA pseudouridine(2604) synthase RluF produces MRINKYLSEAGIVSRRGADKWIEDGRITINGQLAELGSKVQEGDDVRADGKPVKTEEQLVYIALNKPVGITSTTERHIEGNVVDFINHPLRIFHIGRLDKDSDGLLLLTNDGDIVNEILREEHGHEKEYIVTVDHPITKTFIDKMESGVNILGTTTKPCKVRQLGPCKFNITLTQGLNRQIRRMCSALGYNVQNLRRTRILNIHLDNLQNGQWRDLTQEELAEMFSMMNYKPKR; encoded by the coding sequence ATGAGGATTAATAAATATTTAAGCGAAGCGGGAATCGTTTCCCGTCGCGGTGCAGATAAATGGATTGAAGATGGACGTATTACCATCAACGGGCAACTGGCGGAACTAGGCAGCAAAGTACAAGAAGGTGACGACGTTCGTGCCGATGGGAAACCCGTTAAAACGGAAGAACAGCTCGTCTACATCGCACTCAACAAACCCGTCGGCATCACCAGCACGACAGAACGCCATATCGAAGGGAATGTCGTCGATTTCATCAACCATCCCCTCCGCATTTTCCATATCGGGCGGCTCGACAAGGACTCAGATGGACTACTTCTTCTAACAAATGACGGCGATATCGTCAATGAAATACTGCGTGAGGAACACGGCCACGAAAAAGAATACATCGTCACCGTCGACCATCCCATCACGAAAACTTTCATCGACAAAATGGAATCGGGCGTCAACATACTTGGCACCACAACAAAACCCTGCAAAGTAAGACAACTTGGACCATGCAAATTCAATATTACTTTAACGCAGGGACTCAACCGCCAAATTCGCCGTATGTGTTCTGCGCTCGGTTACAATGTCCAAAACTTACGACGTACACGTATCCTTAACATCCACTTGGATAATTTACAAAATGGACAATGGCGTGATTTGACACAAGAAGAGCTAGCAGAAATGTTTAGCATGATGAATTACAAACCAAAACGATAA
- the dacB gene encoding D-alanyl-D-alanine carboxypeptidase/D-alanyl-D-alanine endopeptidase: protein MNVLKKNRVVFLALLFILVFMLLPFGQRRTEKPATASNEIMRTVSKIHDSNQFSELQDMLNDSRLQGATTTISIRNATSGEIIYEQLGDTRVHPASVMKLLTGAAALETLGQDYSFKTELYTDGEIRDGELHGNLYLRGQGDPTLTKPDLRAFVSELKTQGIQVIKGNVYGDDTWYDNVRLSQDLNWSDELVHTGAQVSALTLSPNNDYDAGTVIVEATPAKKAGQAGKVSMVPANRYMTVVNHTKTVAKGGKKSMTVERRHGTNTLVVSGTIPVGAKKTRSWASVWEPTNYTVSLFKQTIEEQGITFSTTSKVEIGIVPKGATLLTVKQSMPLSELYIPFMKLSNNGHAEVLVKEMGQVVGGQGSWNKGLAVMETTLADMGMDMTTLLLRDGSGMSHKNLVTANEVTRLLYAAQSKSWYPVFLNSLPVAGNEERFVGGTLRNRMRGTEVAGNVRAKTGLLNGVTALSGYVETKSGETLIFSIMVNNYLSGTVSEVVDEIVIMLANY from the coding sequence GTGAATGTACTGAAAAAGAATCGCGTCGTATTCCTTGCACTTCTCTTTATCCTAGTGTTTATGTTATTGCCGTTTGGTCAACGAAGAACGGAGAAACCAGCTACTGCATCGAACGAGATAATGCGGACTGTCAGTAAAATTCACGACTCTAATCAATTTAGCGAACTTCAAGACATGTTAAATGATTCAAGACTACAAGGTGCAACGACCACAATCAGTATCCGCAATGCAACGAGTGGAGAAATTATTTATGAGCAGCTTGGGGACACGCGAGTTCATCCAGCGTCTGTTATGAAATTGTTGACGGGTGCGGCGGCACTTGAAACTCTTGGACAAGACTATTCGTTCAAAACAGAATTGTACACGGACGGGGAAATTCGAGATGGAGAACTGCATGGCAATCTCTACTTACGAGGACAAGGGGACCCCACGCTAACGAAGCCTGATTTACGGGCATTTGTATCCGAATTAAAAACGCAAGGTATTCAGGTAATCAAGGGAAATGTATACGGAGATGATACTTGGTATGACAATGTTAGGCTTTCCCAAGATTTGAACTGGTCTGATGAACTAGTCCATACGGGCGCACAAGTGTCGGCACTGACATTGTCACCAAACAATGATTATGACGCGGGAACAGTTATTGTCGAAGCGACGCCTGCGAAAAAAGCTGGGCAAGCTGGAAAGGTTAGTATGGTCCCTGCCAATCGCTATATGACAGTCGTTAATCACACGAAGACAGTAGCGAAGGGTGGAAAGAAAAGCATGACAGTGGAACGCCGGCATGGCACGAATACACTTGTCGTTTCAGGTACGATTCCAGTCGGGGCGAAAAAAACACGTTCTTGGGCTTCTGTTTGGGAACCGACGAATTATACGGTCAGCCTATTCAAGCAGACAATCGAAGAACAAGGCATTACATTTTCTACAACTTCAAAAGTTGAAATTGGAATCGTTCCTAAAGGGGCAACTTTATTGACAGTGAAACAATCGATGCCGCTGAGTGAGTTGTATATTCCGTTCATGAAGCTGAGCAATAATGGACATGCCGAGGTACTTGTCAAAGAGATGGGGCAAGTGGTTGGTGGCCAAGGTAGTTGGAATAAGGGACTAGCGGTCATGGAAACGACATTGGCTGATATGGGAATGGATATGACGACGCTGTTACTGCGAGATGGATCAGGCATGTCGCATAAAAACCTTGTCACAGCTAATGAAGTGACTCGTTTATTGTATGCTGCTCAATCGAAATCATGGTATCCGGTATTCTTGAATTCACTACCAGTGGCGGGGAATGAAGAGCGATTTGTCGGAGGCACCTTGCGGAATCGGATGAGAGGAACCGAGGTAGCGGGCAATGTTCGAGCGAAAACAGGTTTACTAAATGGTGTTACTGCTTTGTCAGGGTATGTCGAAACGAAGAGTGGGGAGACGCTTATTTTTTCGATTATGGTTAATAATTATTTGAGTGGTACGGTGAGTGAAGTGGTGGATGAGATTGTTATTATGCTTGCGAATTATTAA
- a CDS encoding GNAT family N-acetyltransferase, with protein MDILYSGMLRERDSFYIRRLHPEDVTAILHVQQEVLYVLDDPKSLSSLSEEEYAYMLSGGGKMVGVFADGRLVAFRALLVPAIDEEHLGHDIELDSTELSSVVYQEISNVLPRYRGYRLQKLMGDILMEQLRREEFKYVCATVAPYNIAGLRDKFAQQMEIAALKKKYGGLLRYVFVKHLHEDTREYETEQYIPMQDTKSQQKLLTEGWRGTGVSGSPDGWLVRYCK; from the coding sequence ATGGATATTCTATATAGCGGTATGTTGAGAGAGAGGGATTCTTTTTATATTCGGAGATTGCACCCGGAGGATGTTACAGCTATTTTACATGTGCAGCAGGAAGTGTTGTATGTACTGGATGACCCGAAATCATTGTCGTCCTTGTCGGAAGAAGAGTATGCATATATGTTGTCAGGCGGCGGTAAGATGGTAGGGGTCTTTGCAGATGGACGCTTAGTTGCGTTTCGTGCGTTACTTGTGCCGGCAATCGATGAGGAGCATCTAGGTCATGATATTGAGCTCGACTCGACTGAATTATCTTCTGTTGTTTATCAGGAAATATCGAATGTGTTACCACGCTATCGTGGGTATCGTCTGCAAAAGCTGATGGGGGACATATTAATGGAACAATTGCGGCGAGAGGAATTTAAGTATGTTTGTGCAACAGTTGCTCCGTATAATATTGCAGGCCTGAGGGACAAGTTTGCACAGCAAATGGAAATTGCTGCACTGAAGAAGAAGTATGGCGGCTTGCTGCGTTATGTTTTCGTGAAACATCTTCATGAAGACACGAGAGAATATGAAACGGAACAGTATATTCCGATGCAAGATACTAAATCACAACAAAAGCTACTGACTGAAGGTTGGCGTGGGACAGGCGTTTCTGGCAGCCCGGATGGCTGGCTTGTTCGGTATTGTAAATAA
- a CDS encoding methyl-accepting chemotaxis protein, producing the protein MGLRNARIGRKLFILISLSVVIFFIIGGTGFYFMQQMKQNSEQMYQDALLPIKWQSEMRTNNRAVDGYTLEILLAKDRKEKQVLADLIGERIDKNKELEVSLEGSLLSATTLEKMTQFRDSYELYLAELQKVAELSFAGDDDAAYSGYQRELKGTLESTNALLEEIGVYLEDYADELDTSITASVKTANTIVIIVILVALLLKISLGIAIARMITNPLKEIEILMVEAEHGDLTVEGKYRSKDEIGVLTTSFNSMVARLRDLMKQVNHTSEQVAASSEELTASAEESTKASEEVAQTIQDVAHGAERQVEGTQESQRIVEEMAGSIHLIASNTQEITANAIETSQKALEGNEAIQSTITQMGSINQTVSQLSGVVEGLGERSRDIGNIIEEITNIATQTNLLALNAAIESARAGEHGKGFAVVADEVRKLAEQSAGSAQTIAQMIALIQEETQIAVRSMQQTTNEVTDGIEVVNKAGESFAQIRTSVDEVANQLQSVSAAAQQISVGVDQVLQSEHVLAEIAEEAASGTQNVAASTEEQLASMEEIAASAESLAHLAVDLQEQIEFFKV; encoded by the coding sequence ATGGGGTTACGAAACGCTAGAATAGGTAGAAAACTATTTATTTTAATATCTCTATCAGTTGTTATTTTCTTCATAATTGGGGGAACAGGGTTTTACTTCATGCAACAAATGAAGCAAAACTCTGAACAAATGTATCAGGATGCACTGCTTCCTATTAAATGGCAATCCGAAATGCGTACAAACAATCGGGCTGTCGATGGTTATACGCTAGAGATCCTACTAGCGAAGGACAGGAAGGAGAAGCAGGTATTAGCGGATCTTATTGGTGAACGAATTGATAAGAATAAAGAGTTGGAAGTTAGTTTGGAAGGTAGCTTGTTATCTGCTACTACATTAGAAAAGATGACGCAATTTAGGGACAGCTACGAACTTTATCTAGCAGAGCTACAGAAGGTCGCGGAATTATCTTTTGCAGGGGATGATGATGCAGCTTACTCGGGATATCAACGAGAGCTTAAAGGTACATTGGAAAGCACGAATGCATTACTTGAAGAAATTGGTGTTTATTTAGAAGACTATGCAGATGAGTTGGATACAAGTATTACGGCTAGTGTTAAAACGGCCAATACGATTGTGATAATCGTTATTCTTGTAGCGCTTCTGTTAAAGATTTCACTAGGCATTGCGATTGCACGTATGATTACTAACCCGCTAAAAGAGATTGAGATACTAATGGTTGAGGCCGAACATGGTGATTTAACCGTAGAAGGCAAGTATCGTTCAAAAGATGAGATTGGTGTGTTAACGACATCCTTTAATAGCATGGTTGCTAGGTTACGCGACTTGATGAAGCAGGTTAATCATACGTCTGAACAGGTAGCAGCTTCCTCTGAAGAATTGACAGCGAGTGCCGAAGAATCTACGAAGGCGAGTGAAGAGGTGGCTCAGACAATTCAGGATGTCGCACATGGTGCGGAGCGCCAGGTTGAGGGTACACAGGAGAGCCAGAGGATTGTTGAGGAGATGGCTGGCAGTATTCATTTAATCGCATCGAATACGCAGGAAATTACCGCGAATGCGATTGAAACGTCACAGAAAGCGTTAGAAGGTAATGAAGCGATTCAATCAACGATTACACAAATGGGTTCTATCAATCAGACTGTTTCTCAGCTGTCGGGTGTGGTAGAGGGATTGGGTGAACGCTCCCGAGATATTGGTAATATTATTGAGGAGATTACTAATATCGCGACACAGACAAATCTGTTGGCGTTGAATGCAGCGATTGAGTCTGCAAGGGCAGGAGAGCATGGTAAAGGGTTTGCGGTTGTAGCGGATGAGGTGCGTAAATTGGCTGAACAATCGGCAGGCTCGGCCCAAACGATTGCCCAAATGATTGCATTGATCCAAGAAGAAACGCAAATCGCTGTTCGTTCGATGCAACAAACGACGAATGAAGTAACGGATGGTATAGAGGTTGTGAACAAGGCGGGCGAATCATTTGCACAAATCCGTACGTCTGTTGACGAGGTAGCTAATCAGTTACAGAGCGTTTCTGCCGCTGCTCAACAAATATCGGTAGGAGTCGATCAAGTATTGCAATCAGAGCATGTATTGGCTGAAATTGCAGAGGAAGCTGCGTCTGGTACACAAAATGTTGCGGCTTCTACTGAAGAGCAACTTGCCTCTATGGAGGAAATTGCAGCTTCTGCAGAGTCACTGGCGCATCTGGCTGTTGATTTGCAGGAGCAGATTGAGTTCTTTAAAGTATAA